The genomic DNA CGAGCTGATGCTGATGGCCGAGTTCATCGGCCTCTTGATCGGCGTTCCCGTCGCAATCGCCTGTGCTGCGCGGGCCGGCGGCGCGTTCGACCGCTTCATGACGGGCAGCGCGTTCGCGATGCTGTCGATGCCGTCTTTCCTGATGGCGATCCTGCTGATCTATTTGTTTGCGGTCGAGCTGCACTGGCTGCCGGCGACCGGCTATGTGCCGTTCACCGAGGAGCCGCTGGGCAATCTGCGCTTCTTCGTGCTGCCGGCGCTGACGCTGGCGCTGGCGGAATGGCCTGGCATCATGCGGGTGCTGCGCTCCGACATGATCGCGACCCTGCAGGAGGACTATATCGCGCTCGCCAAGGCAAAGGGCCTCAAGCCGGCTCGTATCCTGTTCGTGCATGCGCTGAAGCCGTCGTCCCTGACCCTGGTGACGGTGACCGGCATCAATATCGGCCGCCTGCTCGGCGGCACGTTGATCGTGGAATCGATCTTTGCGCTGCCCGGCATCGGCCGTCTCCTTGTCGGTGCGATCTACACCCGCGACCTCGTCATTCTCCAAGGCGTGGTGCTGCTGGTCGCCTGCGGCTTCGTCATCGTGAACTTCATCGTCGACATGCTCTACGCCGTGCTCGACCCCAGGATCCGCCATGGCCGCGCTTGAGCTCTCGATGCAGGACGAGGCGGTGCCCGTGTCGGCTGGCCGCGAGCGAAAGCTCGGCCTCTTGTTCTGGATCGCGAGCACCTGGCTCGCGATCATCCTTGCGCTCGCGATCCTCGCGCCGGTGCTGCCGCTGCAAAATCCCGTCGACATGGACATGCTGGAGCGGCGTGCGGCGTTCTCCAGCGAGCATTGGTTCGGCACCGACGGGCTCGGCCGCGACGAGCTCGCCCGCCTGATTTTCGGCGCGCGGGCCTCGCTGACGGTCGGGTTGATCGCACCGATGATCGGCTTGACCATCGGCGGCGCGTTTGGCTTGCTCGCCGGCTATTTCCGCGGCCGGTTCGAGACGCTGGTGGTCGGCAGCATGGACGTGCTTCTCGCCTTTCCGCCGCTGATTTTTGCGCTCGCGGTGACCGCTTATCTCGGCCAGTCGGTCCCCAACCTCACCCTGATCCTCGGTGTGCTCGGCATACCCGCCTTCATGCGGGTGGCGCGGGCGGCGACGCTGACGCTAGCGCGGCGGGAATTCGTGATTGCGGCTGAGGCGCTCGGTGCCAGCCATGCGCGCATCCTCCTGCGCGAGCTGTTGCCGAACGTGATCCTGCCGCTGCTGGCCTTCTTCCTGCTCGGCGTCGCCGTCACCATCGTCGTCGAGGGTGCGCTGTCCTTCCTCGGTCTCGGCGTGCCGCCGCCGGTGGCGAGCTGGGGCAGCATGATCGGCGAGGGGCGCGACAGCCTCGACGTCGCGCCGCGGCTGGCGTTTCTGCCGGCGGCCGGACTGTTTCTGACCGTGCTGGCCTTCAATCTGGTCGGCGACACCTTGCGGGCCCTGACCGACCCGCGTCAGGGGGCACTGTGAGCGGCCCGCTTCTGACCATCGCGGACGTCGCGGTCGAGCTGCCGACCCCGCGCGGAACGCTGTGCGCCGTCGATCATGTCGACCTGTCGCTGGAGGCGGGCCGCACGCTCGGCATCGTCGGCGAATCCGGTTGCGGCAAGACCATGCTGTCGCGCGCGGTGCTGCAGCTGCTGCCGAAAAAGGCAAAGCTCACGGGTCGCGTGATGTTCGACGGCCATGACCTGGTGCGGCTCGCGCCGGAACGCCTGCGACGCCTGCGCGGGCGCGACCTCGCCGTCGTGTTCCAGGATCCCATGACCTCGCTCAATCCGGTCCTGACCATCGGCACACAGTTGATGGAGACGATCCAGGAGCATCTCGAGCTCGATGCGCCCGAGGCACGGAAGCGCAGCATCGAGCTTCTGGCGGCGGTCGGCATTCCCGCGCCGGAGCAGCGGCTCGCGCAATATCCGCATCAATGTTCCGGCGGCATGCGACAGCGCATCGCGATTGCGATCGCGCTGTCCTGCGAGCCGAAGCTCTTGATCGCGGACGAGCCGACGACCGCGCTCGACGTCACCATCCAGGCGCAGATCCTGGATCTGCTCGCGCGCGAACAACGCCGCCGCCACATGGCCATGATCATCATCACTCACGATCTCGGCGTCGTCGCCGGCCGTGCCGACGAGGTCGCAGTGATGTATGCCGGCAGGGTGGTGGAGCGCGCACCGACCTCGGCCTTGTTCAAGTGCATGCATATGCCCTACACCGAGGCGTTGCTGGCGGCGATCCCGAAGCTGGATGCCGCGCCGCATACGCCGCTGCCGGCCATCTCCGGCCGTCCGCCCGATCCGACGCGGCCGCTGCGTGGCTGCTCCTTCGCGCCGCGCTGCCGCTATGCGGCGAGCGATTGTCACCACGCCAAGCCCGCGCTGACGCGCGCGGAGACACCCGGACATCTCTATGCCTGCTTCCATCCGATCCAGATGACGGAGGGCGTTGGCGCATGATGCAGCCTGCCGTGCGCGCCGAACCGCTCCTGAACGTCGACAATCTCGTCGTCGAATACGGTCTCGGCAACAAGACGGTGCATGCCGTTTCCGGCGTCAGCTTTCAGGTCGCGCGCGGCGAGACGCTGGGGCTGGTCGGCGAATCCGGCTGCGGCAAGTCGACGCTGGGCCGCGCCGTGCTGCAGTTGCGACGCGCCAGATCCGGGCGTGTGCTGTTCGATGGCGAGGATCTCACCGCGATGGAGGGCGAGGCGTTGCGCAAGATGCGCCGCCGCGTGCAGCTGATCTTCCAGGATCCGATCGCCTCCCTGAATCCGCGCCGCCGCATTGGCGACATCGTGGCCGAGCCGCTGATCATCGCCGGCGTCAAGGATGCCGCCGAGCGCAAGCGCAGGGTTTACGAGGTGCTTGGCGCGGTCGGGCTCGATCCTGATCTGGTGGCGAACCGCCTGCCGCATGAGTTCTCCGGTGGCCAGTGCCAGCGCATCTGTATCGCACGGTCTCTGGTGCTCAATCCGGAGTTCATCGTCTGCGACGAGCCGGTCTCGGCGCTCGACGTCTCCATTCGCGCGCAGATCCTCAATCTACTGGAGGAGATGAAGGCGCGGTTCGGCCTGACATTGCTGTTCATCGCGCATGATCTTGCGGTGGTCAAAGCGGTCAGCGACCGCGTTGCGGTGATGTATCTCGGCCGTCTCTGCGAGGTCGGCCCTTCCGAGCAATTGTTCGCGAGGCCCGCGCATCCCTATACGGGACTGCTGTTGCAGGCGATCCCGGTGCCCGATCCGGACGTTCGTCCCGCCGAGAGTGTCGCGGGCGGCGAGCCGCCATCGCCGATTGCACCGCCGTCCGGCTGCCGCTTCCGCACCCGCTGCCCGCGGGCCGATCAGCGATGCAGCGCGGAGATACCGGAGTTGCGCGAAGTCGCACCCGCCCAGTTCGTGGCTTGCCATCATCCGCTGGCCTGAACTAAGACCGGTTTGTCTCGCCTTGCCGGCCATGGCATGGTGGCGCGGCGACAAGAAGCATGCGGGAGGACGCCGATGAAGAGTTTCAAGGTTGCCGATTTCAAGGCGCCGTTGCAGGAGTTCGACGAAGCGACGCCGCAGCCGTCGGGCACGCAGGTGCTGATCAAGGTGAAGGCGGCTGGCGTCTGCCACAGCGATCTCCACATCTGGGAAGGCGGCTACGATCTCGGCCACGGCCGCAAGCCGCTCTCGCTGAAGGACCGCGGCATCAATCTGCCGCTGACCATGGGACACGAGACCGTCGGCGAAGTCCTGGCTTTCGGCCCCGATGTGAAGCCGACCGACCAGGGCGATCTCAGGCTCGGCGACGTCGGTCTCGTCTACCCCTGGATTGGCTGCGGCAAATGTGCGACCTGCCTGGCTGGCGACGAAAACATGTGCCTGACGCCGCGCTCGCTCGGCGTCTATTGCGACGGCGGCTATTCCGATCACATGCTGGTGCCGCATCCGCGCTATCTGCTCAATTTGAGAGGGCTCGATCCGGCGACCACCGCGCCCTATGCCTGCTCGGGCGTCACCACCTACAGTGCGCTGAAGAAGGTCGAGCAGTACTTCGATACGCCGATCGTGATGTTCGGCGCCGGCGGCCTCGGCCTGATGGCGCTGTCGCTCTTGAAGGCGATGGGCGGCAAGGGCGCGA from Bradyrhizobium sp. CCBAU 53351 includes the following:
- a CDS encoding ABC transporter permease translates to MAALELSMQDEAVPVSAGRERKLGLLFWIASTWLAIILALAILAPVLPLQNPVDMDMLERRAAFSSEHWFGTDGLGRDELARLIFGARASLTVGLIAPMIGLTIGGAFGLLAGYFRGRFETLVVGSMDVLLAFPPLIFALAVTAYLGQSVPNLTLILGVLGIPAFMRVARAATLTLARREFVIAAEALGASHARILLRELLPNVILPLLAFFLLGVAVTIVVEGALSFLGLGVPPPVASWGSMIGEGRDSLDVAPRLAFLPAAGLFLTVLAFNLVGDTLRALTDPRQGAL
- a CDS encoding ABC transporter permease; its protein translation is MLNFVVRRLLAMLPVLLAVSLLTFLIASLLPGDLALVILGDQATPENVAALRRDMGLDQPLWWRYLSWLGHVLQGDLGRSFRTGQTVLQAVAERIPVSLELMLMAEFIGLLIGVPVAIACAARAGGAFDRFMTGSAFAMLSMPSFLMAILLIYLFAVELHWLPATGYVPFTEEPLGNLRFFVLPALTLALAEWPGIMRVLRSDMIATLQEDYIALAKAKGLKPARILFVHALKPSSLTLVTVTGINIGRLLGGTLIVESIFALPGIGRLLVGAIYTRDLVILQGVVLLVACGFVIVNFIVDMLYAVLDPRIRHGRA
- a CDS encoding ABC transporter ATP-binding protein translates to MSGPLLTIADVAVELPTPRGTLCAVDHVDLSLEAGRTLGIVGESGCGKTMLSRAVLQLLPKKAKLTGRVMFDGHDLVRLAPERLRRLRGRDLAVVFQDPMTSLNPVLTIGTQLMETIQEHLELDAPEARKRSIELLAAVGIPAPEQRLAQYPHQCSGGMRQRIAIAIALSCEPKLLIADEPTTALDVTIQAQILDLLAREQRRRHMAMIIITHDLGVVAGRADEVAVMYAGRVVERAPTSALFKCMHMPYTEALLAAIPKLDAAPHTPLPAISGRPPDPTRPLRGCSFAPRCRYAASDCHHAKPALTRAETPGHLYACFHPIQMTEGVGA
- a CDS encoding alcohol dehydrogenase — its product is MKSFKVADFKAPLQEFDEATPQPSGTQVLIKVKAAGVCHSDLHIWEGGYDLGHGRKPLSLKDRGINLPLTMGHETVGEVLAFGPDVKPTDQGDLRLGDVGLVYPWIGCGKCATCLAGDENMCLTPRSLGVYCDGGYSDHMLVPHPRYLLNLRGLDPATTAPYACSGVTTYSALKKVEQYFDTPIVMFGAGGLGLMALSLLKAMGGKGAIMVDIDARKREAAEKAGALATVDPKAPDALEQLAKKAGGPIRAVIDLVGNAATTQLGFDCLTKGGKLVIVGLFGGGATWALPLIPIKAITIQGSYVGNLRETQELLDLVRTKKVPPIPVTTAPLAKANDALLQLQQGAVVGRTVLTP
- a CDS encoding ABC transporter ATP-binding protein, with the protein product MMQPAVRAEPLLNVDNLVVEYGLGNKTVHAVSGVSFQVARGETLGLVGESGCGKSTLGRAVLQLRRARSGRVLFDGEDLTAMEGEALRKMRRRVQLIFQDPIASLNPRRRIGDIVAEPLIIAGVKDAAERKRRVYEVLGAVGLDPDLVANRLPHEFSGGQCQRICIARSLVLNPEFIVCDEPVSALDVSIRAQILNLLEEMKARFGLTLLFIAHDLAVVKAVSDRVAVMYLGRLCEVGPSEQLFARPAHPYTGLLLQAIPVPDPDVRPAESVAGGEPPSPIAPPSGCRFRTRCPRADQRCSAEIPELREVAPAQFVACHHPLA